GCTTGGGCAGGCAGGCCGAAAGCGGGCGTGTGCTGGTCGTCGGCGACGGGTTGACCGGCATTGAGACCGCTACGGAGATCGCCGAAACGCGGCCCGGCCTGTCGGTGGCGCTGGTTGCCCGCGGCGAGCTGGGCGCCCCCCTCTCCGTCGGAGCCCGCAGCCACCTGCGTCAGGCCTGCCACCGGCTGGGCGTCACCGTGTTGGAGCACACCGTGGTCGAAGCCGTCGAGGCGACGCGGGTGCTGTGTGCCGACGGCACCGCCCTGGCGTCCGACGCAACCGTGTGGACGGCCGGGTTCGCGGTCAGCCGCATAGCCGCCGCCGGCGGGCTGACCGTCACCGAGAACGGCCGCATCGTCGTCGATCGCACCATGCGGTCCCTCTCGCACCCGAACGTCTACGCCGTCGGCGACAGCGCCCACGCCGTCGGCGACAACGGCCGCCCGCTGCCGATGTCCTGCGCTTCGGCCGGCTACACCGGCATGCAGGCCACGGCCGCGATCGTGGGACGTCTGACCGGCCGGAAGATCCCCAACACCAAGCTGGAGTACCTGGGCAACCACATCAGCCTCGGGCGGCGGGACGGGATCCTGCAGATGGTCGACGACGAAGGGCAGGCAAAGCCGAAGTACGTGGGCGGCCGGAAGGCCGCGCGGATCAAGGCAGCCATCCTCAAGTTGTCGCTGTGGACCACCTCACACCCGACCTTCGGCCTGCCCAAGCGCAAGCACCGCCTGGCCGCTGCGCCGCACGCGTCCGCCGACAAGGCGCCTCGCGTTGCCGCCTAGGGTGATCCGAGTGGACAACACCGCGCCCGATCGCTTCGACACCAGCCAGTTCGAGGCCAGCCGGAACCGGCTGGCCTCGTTGGCCTACCGGCTGCTGGGCTCCGCCGTCGACGCCGAGGACGCCGTGCAGGACGCGTTCCTGCACTGGCAAGCCGCCGACCGGCAGCGGATCAAAGTGCCGGAGGCGTGGCTGACCAAGGTCGTCACCAACCTCTGCCTGGACCGGCTCCGCTCGGCGCAGGCCCGCCGCGAACGCAGCGCGGGTGCCTGGCTGCCCGAACCGCTCCTCGACGGCGACCCGATGCTCGGGCCGGCCGACACCTTCGAGCAGCGCGAATCGGTCTCCCTCGCCGTATTGACGCTCATGGAGCGCCTGTCACCCGTCGAGCGGGCCGTCTACGTCCTGCGCGAAGCGTTCTCCCACAGTCACGCTGAGATCGCCGAGATCCTTGACCTCACCGA
Above is a genomic segment from Streptomyces collinus Tu 365 containing:
- a CDS encoding NAD(P)/FAD-dependent oxidoreductase — translated: MRHRIVVLGAGYAGSYVAGTLARRLSPADTEITVVNAEPDFVQRLRLHQLAAGREIEAPQLADVFAGTGVRLRLARVTAVDPERQVVAVADAGGGGELGYDTLVYALGSHGAHHGVPGAAEHAFDVASRPSAMRLRERLDSLGRQAESGRVLVVGDGLTGIETATEIAETRPGLSVALVARGELGAPLSVGARSHLRQACHRLGVTVLEHTVVEAVEATRVLCADGTALASDATVWTAGFAVSRIAAAGGLTVTENGRIVVDRTMRSLSHPNVYAVGDSAHAVGDNGRPLPMSCASAGYTGMQATAAIVGRLTGRKIPNTKLEYLGNHISLGRRDGILQMVDDEGQAKPKYVGGRKAARIKAAILKLSLWTTSHPTFGLPKRKHRLAAAPHASADKAPRVAA